The following coding sequences are from one Triticum dicoccoides isolate Atlit2015 ecotype Zavitan chromosome 4A, WEW_v2.0, whole genome shotgun sequence window:
- the LOC119283580 gene encoding aldehyde oxidase GLOX-like, with translation MPKPARPFLPLLIVLLLITSRVDNAGADATAWQLEPAQPTSPAALAGEWRLLHANIGVSAMHMQLLPEDFVLMFDRTDSGPSNISLLDPASCAAAAAAPNATAAPADCSAHSVLLDLRSNALHPYPLATNPWCSSAALLPNGTLLQTGGFSNGDRIARLFSPTTGWVDLPDFLAARRWYATDILLADGRVLILGGRRQYNFEFFPHDGVNGLPPLTFFPFLDETTEVDAENNLYPFLHLLPDGTVFVFANDRAVVFDPYNRTPLRRLPTIPGGVPRNYPSSGSSVLLPLRPEYPTHAEVLVCGGAPRGAYQLALRNGTFVPTERTCGRIAPTDANPVWAMEEMPLPRVMGDMVLLPTGDVLIVNGAAAGTAGWELGREPVMYPVLYRPDTQNGARFEVLTASTVPRMYHSSATLDTYGRVLVGGSNPHIGYVFANVTYPTELSLEAFLPPYLDTRLDGLRPRVLGAPAEVGYGEAASVRFEVPGGALAGGGPEDQVVRVVAVAPAFATHSFGMNQRVVDLAVTRVAQLDVGVYEAEVATPPSPGVAPPGYYLWFVVHAGVPSSAAWVRMRPLGAAP, from the coding sequence ATGCCTAAGCCGGCGAGACCCTTCCTTCCCCTGCTCATCGTCCTCCTGCTGATCACCAGCCGCGTCGACAATGCCGGCGCCGACGCCACGGCGTGGCAGCTGGAGCCTGCCCAGCCGACGTCGCCGGCCGCGCTGGCCGGCGAGTGGCGGCTCCTCCACGCCAACATCGGCGTCTCGGCCATGCACATGCAGCTCCTCCCGGAGGACTTCGTCCTCATGTTCGACCGCACCGACTCCGGCCCCTCCAACATCTCCCTCCTCGACCCGGCCTCgtgcgccgccgcggccgccgcgccgAACGCCACCGCCGCGCCCGCCGACTGCTCCGCGCACTCGGTGCTCCTCGACCTCCGGTCCAACGCGCTGCACCCGTACCCGCTCGCCACCAACCCGTGGTGCTCGTCCGCCGCGCTGCTCCCCAACGGCACGCTCCTCCAGACCGGCGGCTTCTCCAACGGCGACCGCATCGCGCGCCTGTTCTCCCCGACGACCGGCTGGGTCGACCTCCCGGATTTCCTGGCCGCGCGGCGATGGTACGCCACTGACATCCTCCTCGCCGACGGGCGGGTGctcatcctcggcggccggcgacagTACAACTTCGAGTTCTTCCCGCACGACGGCGTCAACGGCCTGCCGCCGCTGACCTTCTTCCCGTTCTTGGACGAGACCACGGAGGTGGACGCCGAGAACAACCTCTACCccttcctccacctcctccccgACGGCACCGTCTTCGTCTTCGCCAACGACCGAGCCGTCGTCTTCGACCCCTACAACCGCACCCCGCTACGCCGCCTCCCCACGATCCCTGGCGGAGTTCCGCGGAACTACCCGTCCTCTGGCTCGTCGGTCCTCCTCCCGCTGCGCCCAGAGTACCCGACGCACGCCGAGGTGCTGGTCTGCGGGGGCGCGCCGCGTGGGGCGTACCAGCTCGCGCTCCGGAACGGCACGTTCGTGCCGACCGAGCGGACATGCGGCCGCATCGCGCCGACGGACGCGAACCCGGTGTGGGCCATGGAGGAGATGCCTCTGCCACGGGTGATGGGCGACATGGTGCTGCTCCCGACCGGTGACGTGCTCATCGTGAAcggcgcggcggcggggacggcggggTGGGAGCTCGGACGGGAGCCGGTGATGTATCCGGTGCTGTATCGGCCGGACACGCAGAACGGCGCGCGGTTCGAGGTTCTGACCGCCTCCACCGTCCCGAGGATGTACCACTCGTCGGCGACGCTGGACACGTacggccgggtgctcgtcggcgggagCAACCCGCACATCGGGTACGTGTTCGCCAACGTGACGTACCCGACGGAGCTGAGCCTGGAGGCGTTCCTGCCGCCATACCTCGACACGCGGCTCGACGGCCTGCGGCCGCGGGTGCTGGGGGCGCCAGCGGAGGTCGGGTACGGGGAAGCGGCGTCGGTGCGGTTCGAGGTGCCCGGCGGCGCGCTGGCGGGAGGGGGACCCGAAGATCAGGTGGTGCGCGTGGTGGCTGTGGCGCCGGCGTTCGCGACGCACTCGTTCGGGATGAACCAGCGGGTGGTGGACCTGGCCGTGACGAGGGTGGCGCAGCTGGACGTCGGGGTGTACGAGGCGGAGGTGGCCACGCCGCCGTCACCCGGCGTGGCGCCGCCGGGGTACTACCTGTGGTTCGTGGTGCACGCCGGCGTGCCCAGCAGCGCGGCGTGGGTGCGCATGCGGCCGCTCGGTGCAGCGCCATGA